Proteins found in one Lysinibacillus fusiformis genomic segment:
- a CDS encoding hydroxymethylglutaryl-CoA lyase, which translates to MNLPKAVEIREVGPRDGLQNEKIFIPTDLKVQWINLISETGVRHIEVSSFVSPKWIPALADHHEVFEQITRHEKITYAALVPNLKGIEGAIQQKVDEIALFISASEEHNQSNVNASISQSLQNLKAVAEVANREGISLRGYISTVFGSPFGDEVKLQTVKEIIDAYLEMGVSEISLGDTIGVADPVQVKAILSELLTRYDHDLFALHFHDTYGRALANIFAALELGITKYDSAIGGLGGCPYAPGASGNVSTNDLVNFLHRLGVQTNIDEEKLFTATQFLQQAINRQLDSKVYKVQSNK; encoded by the coding sequence ATGAACTTACCAAAAGCAGTGGAAATAAGAGAAGTAGGTCCGCGTGACGGCTTACAAAATGAGAAAATTTTTATTCCAACTGATTTGAAGGTGCAATGGATTAACTTAATAAGTGAAACAGGTGTCCGCCATATCGAGGTATCCTCTTTTGTTAGTCCAAAGTGGATACCGGCTTTAGCCGATCATCATGAAGTATTCGAGCAAATCACACGTCATGAAAAAATAACGTATGCAGCTCTTGTGCCCAATTTGAAAGGGATAGAAGGGGCCATCCAACAAAAGGTTGATGAAATTGCTTTATTTATTTCTGCTTCTGAGGAACATAATCAAAGTAATGTAAACGCTTCAATCAGCCAATCTTTGCAAAACTTAAAAGCTGTAGCTGAAGTAGCAAATCGTGAAGGTATATCGTTAAGAGGCTATATTTCAACTGTATTTGGCAGTCCGTTTGGTGACGAAGTAAAGCTTCAAACAGTGAAGGAAATCATTGATGCCTATCTAGAAATGGGCGTTTCTGAAATTTCACTTGGTGATACAATTGGTGTAGCAGACCCTGTACAAGTAAAGGCTATTTTATCAGAGCTGCTCACTCGATACGACCATGATTTGTTTGCCCTTCATTTTCATGATACGTATGGCCGTGCTTTAGCGAATATTTTTGCAGCACTTGAACTCGGGATTACAAAATACGACAGTGCTATTGGTGGTTTGGGGGGGTGCCCCTATGCCCCTGGTGCAAGCGGCAATGTGTCAACGAATGATTTAGTAAATTTCCTACATCGTTTAGGCGTGCAAACGAATATTGATGAAGAAAAATTGTTTACCGCAACACAATTTTTACAGCAGGCAATAAATAGACAGCTTGATAGTAAAGTGTATAAAGTACAAAGTAATAAGTAA
- a CDS encoding hydroxymethylglutaryl-CoA reductase, degradative, whose product MTSRIKGFYLLSVEERIKLIAEKSNLTNEEVEALKSGISLELADAMVENVIGHISVPLGVAANFKVNGKEVFIPMATEEPSVIAAASNAARAAYELGGIFTSSSGTVMRGQIQVLNIEDPHAARAKIFEHKDEIIEHCNEKDPTLVKLGGGVKDIEVHLIDTAKETMVVVHLIVDTKDAMGANAVNTMAESVSPLIERITNGRVVLRIISNLADKRIVRARGEFSTDMLGGIEIAKNIVSAYEFADADPYRAATHNKGVMNGITAAVLASGNDTRAVEAGAHAYAARSGRYRSLTTWELNKAGNLVGTLELPLAVGIVGGATKTHPVAKAALKIMDVQSAEELASYIAAVGLVENLASLRALSAEGIQSGHMRLHAKNLAVMAGATGDIIDRVVQQAVEEKDFRYDRVLEITNSLRGE is encoded by the coding sequence ATGACTTCACGAATTAAAGGATTTTATTTACTTTCAGTAGAAGAGCGAATTAAGTTAATCGCTGAAAAATCAAATTTAACCAACGAGGAAGTTGAAGCTTTAAAAAGTGGAATTTCATTAGAGCTTGCAGACGCAATGGTTGAAAATGTTATTGGACATATTTCAGTGCCTCTAGGGGTAGCAGCCAACTTTAAGGTTAATGGCAAAGAGGTATTTATTCCGATGGCTACGGAAGAGCCGTCAGTAATCGCTGCGGCTAGTAATGCGGCACGTGCAGCATATGAGTTAGGGGGTATTTTTACTTCCAGCTCGGGAACAGTTATGCGTGGACAGATTCAGGTATTAAATATTGAGGACCCTCATGCAGCGAGGGCGAAAATTTTTGAACATAAAGATGAGATCATCGAGCATTGTAATGAAAAAGATCCAACGTTAGTCAAGTTAGGCGGTGGAGTGAAGGATATAGAAGTACACTTAATCGACACAGCAAAAGAAACAATGGTTGTCGTCCATTTAATCGTAGATACGAAGGATGCAATGGGGGCAAACGCTGTCAATACAATGGCAGAATCTGTGTCACCATTAATCGAACGGATTACAAATGGACGAGTTGTGCTACGGATTATTTCAAATTTAGCAGATAAGCGTATCGTCCGTGCGCGTGGTGAATTCTCAACAGATATGCTTGGCGGTATAGAAATTGCCAAAAATATTGTAAGTGCTTACGAATTTGCGGATGCTGACCCGTATCGGGCTGCCACACATAATAAAGGGGTTATGAATGGTATCACAGCCGCAGTATTGGCATCGGGTAACGATACACGCGCTGTTGAGGCTGGTGCACATGCCTATGCTGCTCGTTCTGGTAGATATCGTTCTTTAACAACGTGGGAGCTAAATAAAGCAGGCAATCTTGTTGGTACGTTGGAATTGCCATTAGCTGTTGGTATTGTGGGAGGGGCTACGAAGACTCATCCAGTTGCAAAAGCAGCGCTAAAAATAATGGATGTGCAATCTGCAGAGGAGCTAGCCAGCTACATTGCCGCAGTTGGATTAGTAGAAAATCTAGCAAGCTTACGCGCACTTTCAGCAGAGGGTATTCAATCTGGTCATATGCGTTTGCATGCGAAAAACTTGGCTGTAATGGCTGGGGCAACAGGCGATATTATTGATCGTGTTGTGCAGCAGGCGGTAGAAGAGAAGGATTTCCGTTATGATCGTGTTTTAGAGATTACAAACTCTCTGCGAGGTGAATAA
- a CDS encoding helix-turn-helix domain-containing protein: MNLLEVGVKIKQMRKKNKMSQDDLASQINLTKSHISKIENGKATPSLVTLSKIAEIFDVPMAWFVIQDQFDGISIVSKKERNETVETNELGYQYELLANKSYMSNINPSIVTVHNGAENLAPYTHDNDEFIYVISGSIVLKYDHKFYNLEEGDSAYFSGKKEHIFINNSAENSKVLTIYVED; the protein is encoded by the coding sequence ATGAACTTACTAGAAGTTGGAGTAAAAATAAAGCAGATGCGGAAGAAAAATAAAATGTCTCAGGATGATTTAGCTTCGCAGATTAATTTAACGAAAAGCCATATTTCAAAAATAGAAAATGGCAAAGCGACACCGAGTCTGGTGACATTGTCCAAGATTGCGGAAATATTTGATGTGCCAATGGCTTGGTTTGTTATCCAGGATCAGTTTGATGGCATTTCGATTGTTTCGAAAAAAGAACGCAATGAGACTGTTGAAACGAATGAACTTGGCTATCAATATGAGTTGTTAGCGAATAAGAGTTATATGAGCAATATCAATCCTTCTATTGTTACTGTACATAATGGAGCGGAAAATTTAGCCCCTTATACACACGATAATGATGAATTTATTTATGTCATTTCGGGTAGTATCGTCTTGAAATACGATCATAAATTTTACAATTTAGAAGAGGGGGACTCTGCGTATTTTTCTGGGAAAAAGGAGCATATCTTTATTAACAATTCTGCGGAAAACTCAAAGGTATTAACGATTTATGTTGAGGATTAA
- a CDS encoding DUF3221 domain-containing protein, giving the protein MKDRIPKPIINTILLLLFLVALWFLGNVSQLFASKENTESEIGYIVMHEGIVYFIQGKDVQQSDIESFSSENLLFSNKFESVSILINESKLSMKGIKSGDEVRIWYSEILESNPAKIKVIRIEKL; this is encoded by the coding sequence ATGAAGGATAGAATCCCCAAACCTATTATCAACACGATTTTATTGTTACTTTTTCTTGTTGCTTTATGGTTCTTAGGTAATGTTAGCCAACTATTTGCTAGTAAAGAAAATACCGAAAGTGAAATTGGTTATATAGTAATGCATGAAGGAATAGTCTATTTTATTCAAGGAAAGGACGTTCAACAATCAGATATAGAGAGTTTCTCTAGCGAAAATCTCCTGTTCTCAAATAAATTTGAATCAGTTTCAATTTTAATTAATGAATCGAAACTTTCTATGAAAGGAATTAAAAGTGGAGATGAAGTGAGGATTTGGTATTCTGAAATTTTGGAGTCAAATCCAGCAAAAATCAAAGTTATTCGTATAGAAAAACTGTGA
- a CDS encoding AraC family transcriptional regulator yields MNIGEQIQLWNQVDIRVLDIRIKRIGRGDVICDYVTPASMFMFVANGHAELWTNDEVWLSERFHLIHIGKGQRITVQSTDFLDTYMILYNASLPASALREFHMMMQTDNPFMQSWAVSPSEPLVMLEMLETMLTDWQQIDNGQIDKEKNMKDVHELRKLKAKGEFIRFVHATLQERLEHAHAPSLTEQVVRYIAKNYRGMISMEQLAQQMNYTPQYVSRKFKEQMGCSPLDYTIRLRIDLARKLLCDTEATLQEVAAYVGYPDTVYFNRMFKKQTGITPGEYRKQYQYIGSKDTMNRSNLSIVAPHPAMYHLNGNDIHYQLMLDGGNDMEIKKKNLLAMALLCLTMVASGCGTSSEGANGNSGATKSNQVKSEAPANIQMRTIKTALGDVEVPIQPQRIAAPAYLGTVLALDVQPVASDFLLMESPYLEGMLDGVTDVGDSLEALVELKPDLIITNINKEETVDKYSLIAPTVAMPYNSFETIQEEMRYFGDLLDKKDVAEQWITDFESRTGKLRDEVQAALGEGETVSIMQEYDGKVFLFGSKSGRGGRIMYEILGANPPSTVPEHMLAESFYEFSLEMLPEYTGDYLVLTTKSTLEELQADPIWGNLPAIRDGKVYLWTESESWFRDPIAVEGQIDNLAKWIIETAKTK; encoded by the coding sequence ATGAATATAGGTGAACAAATTCAATTGTGGAATCAAGTTGACATTCGTGTACTCGACATTCGGATAAAACGAATAGGGCGCGGCGATGTGATTTGTGATTATGTAACACCAGCAAGCATGTTTATGTTTGTGGCAAATGGCCATGCTGAACTGTGGACAAACGATGAAGTATGGCTATCCGAACGGTTTCATTTAATACATATCGGCAAGGGGCAGCGGATAACGGTTCAATCCACTGACTTTCTTGACACCTACATGATTTTATACAATGCTTCTTTACCCGCTTCAGCATTGCGGGAGTTTCATATGATGATGCAAACAGACAATCCATTTATGCAAAGCTGGGCAGTGTCACCATCCGAACCGCTCGTTATGCTGGAGATGCTAGAAACAATGCTTACCGACTGGCAACAAATAGACAATGGGCAGATAGACAAAGAGAAAAACATGAAGGATGTCCATGAATTGAGAAAACTGAAGGCCAAGGGGGAATTCATCCGTTTCGTACATGCAACGTTACAGGAGCGGCTGGAGCATGCTCACGCCCCATCTCTAACCGAACAAGTTGTCCGCTATATCGCAAAAAATTATCGTGGTATGATTTCTATGGAGCAGTTGGCCCAGCAAATGAATTACACTCCACAGTACGTTTCGAGGAAATTCAAAGAGCAGATGGGATGCAGTCCACTTGATTATACGATTCGATTACGCATAGACTTGGCGCGAAAATTGCTGTGTGATACCGAAGCGACGCTACAGGAAGTAGCTGCTTATGTTGGTTATCCAGACACGGTCTATTTTAACCGTATGTTTAAGAAACAAACAGGCATAACTCCAGGAGAATATCGCAAGCAATATCAGTATATAGGTTCGAAAGATACAATGAATAGGTCAAATCTGTCCATTGTTGCACCACATCCAGCAATGTATCATTTAAATGGTAATGATATTCATTATCAATTGATGTTGGATGGAGGAAATGATATGGAAATTAAAAAGAAAAATCTATTAGCGATGGCACTATTGTGTCTGACTATGGTCGCATCAGGATGTGGAACATCATCAGAAGGGGCTAACGGAAATAGTGGTGCAACAAAATCGAATCAAGTAAAGTCAGAGGCACCTGCCAACATCCAAATGCGAACAATTAAGACGGCACTCGGAGATGTAGAAGTGCCTATACAACCACAACGTATAGCAGCACCTGCTTATTTAGGAACCGTGTTGGCACTTGATGTCCAACCAGTTGCATCTGATTTTTTATTGATGGAAAGCCCGTATTTAGAAGGGATGCTTGATGGTGTAACGGATGTAGGAGATTCTCTAGAAGCACTGGTTGAATTGAAACCAGATTTAATCATTACAAATATTAATAAAGAAGAAACAGTGGACAAATATTCACTCATCGCGCCAACCGTGGCTATGCCTTATAATAGCTTTGAAACGATTCAGGAGGAAATGCGTTATTTCGGTGATTTATTAGATAAAAAGGATGTAGCTGAACAATGGATTACCGATTTTGAGAGTCGCACTGGTAAATTACGTGATGAAGTTCAAGCCGCACTTGGTGAGGGAGAGACCGTTTCCATCATGCAGGAGTATGATGGAAAGGTATTCTTATTCGGATCAAAGTCTGGACGCGGCGGTCGAATTATGTATGAAATATTAGGTGCGAATCCACCCTCAACGGTTCCAGAACATATGCTAGCTGAATCATTTTACGAGTTTTCGCTAGAAATGCTTCCTGAATATACTGGAGATTATTTGGTTTTAACAACAAAATCAACGTTGGAGGAACTACAGGCTGATCCGATTTGGGGTAACTTGCCTGCGATTCGAGATGGAAAAGTATACTTGTGGACGGAAAGTGAGTCATGGTTTAGAGACCCAATTGCAGTAGAAGGACAAATAGACAATTTAGCTAAATGGATTATTGAAACTGCCAAAACAAAATAA
- a CDS encoding response regulator transcription factor, giving the protein MFLENDLENILKASYHISNINVKQSNESFKHELLHTLSQHLGYHHMLFWEILNNELNAPVLLNIEGHTINDYLQIYQKFDPLHPQNIGTQHSIQLMNRNEVMCLQKQTHYKEVFLKENRYEDEMAMYLRVDNKLVAVIGFLRKTGEKLFNEKDILKLVYLKRNIENMYSLHHYSQPSILFKMTEREREVLNFVFKGLKNGEIAQQLFVSENTIKKHLQNLYRKFQVTNRTQLLAKCLKYIDRV; this is encoded by the coding sequence ATGTTTTTGGAAAATGATTTAGAAAACATTCTTAAAGCGAGCTATCATATTTCGAATATAAATGTGAAACAAAGTAATGAGAGTTTTAAACATGAACTATTGCATACATTAAGTCAGCATCTCGGCTATCACCATATGTTATTTTGGGAAATATTGAATAATGAATTAAATGCTCCTGTGCTTTTAAATATAGAGGGTCATACGATTAATGATTATTTACAAATATATCAAAAATTTGATCCATTACACCCTCAAAATATAGGTACACAGCATTCCATTCAGCTAATGAATAGGAATGAAGTTATGTGTCTGCAAAAACAAACCCACTATAAAGAAGTTTTTTTAAAAGAAAATCGCTATGAAGATGAAATGGCGATGTATTTGAGGGTAGACAATAAGCTCGTAGCGGTTATTGGCTTTTTAAGGAAAACAGGAGAAAAGTTATTTAATGAAAAAGATATTTTAAAATTAGTGTATTTGAAAAGAAATATCGAAAACATGTATTCCCTTCATCACTATTCACAGCCCTCCATCCTATTTAAAATGACGGAACGAGAAAGAGAAGTTTTAAACTTTGTTTTCAAGGGCTTGAAAAATGGAGAAATCGCCCAGCAATTATTCGTCAGTGAAAATACGATTAAAAAACATCTTCAAAACCTATATAGAAAGTTTCAAGTAACAAATCGTACCCAGCTACTAGCAAAGTGTTTGAAGTATATTGATCGTGTTTAG
- a CDS encoding trypsin-like serine peptidase, giving the protein MKKITLKFFFMFIFLLVPMNVFAEDQLRSFTFDSNDSSHPYDMVNSKGEIIKYEDFKNNNLQLINETPSFQGTGIISPVQIDSLIFHSKSFIDLTPSPVIIEDNLSKNTNEITPYIVIGEDGRTIVENTQIAPFSSITYIELNWADGTSGTCTGTLIGRNRVLTNAHCVIDAGTQRGISSATVYPGVSDSTGWFGSYNVRDYFVPSHWISTGSTSEDFAVLVLDANNNRHAGDVAGFLGIRQVNNLLNENVGIFGYPGDLIRAGGVVSQFGMRGNVTREDTSLAFYTIDTAPGQSGSALLNANNQVVGVHRGSYIVNGNTMNGGPKMNSNMFNFVSQALQ; this is encoded by the coding sequence ATGAAAAAAATTACTTTAAAGTTTTTCTTTATGTTTATCTTTTTATTAGTTCCTATGAATGTCTTTGCGGAGGATCAACTTAGAAGTTTTACATTTGATTCAAATGATTCTTCGCATCCTTATGATATGGTAAATTCGAAAGGTGAAATTATTAAATATGAGGACTTCAAAAATAATAATTTGCAATTAATTAATGAAACACCAAGTTTTCAAGGCACTGGAATAATTTCACCTGTTCAGATTGATAGCTTAATATTTCATAGTAAATCATTTATTGATTTAACTCCGTCACCTGTTATTATTGAAGACAACTTATCTAAAAATACAAATGAAATAACTCCATATATAGTAATAGGCGAGGACGGTAGAACAATTGTAGAAAATACACAAATAGCACCATTTAGTTCAATTACGTATATTGAATTAAATTGGGCGGATGGTACAAGTGGCACCTGTACAGGTACTTTAATTGGTAGGAACAGGGTTCTAACAAATGCACATTGTGTAATCGATGCTGGAACACAAAGGGGTATATCTAGTGCTACAGTTTATCCAGGCGTAAGTGATAGCACGGGATGGTTTGGCTCTTATAATGTTAGGGATTATTTTGTCCCTTCTCATTGGATTTCAACTGGTTCAACCTCAGAAGATTTTGCTGTACTTGTTTTAGATGCAAATAATAATAGACATGCAGGAGATGTTGCAGGATTTCTTGGAATAAGACAAGTAAATAATCTTCTTAACGAAAATGTTGGTATTTTTGGGTATCCAGGAGATTTAATAAGAGCAGGTGGTGTGGTTTCTCAATTTGGTATGAGAGGAAATGTTACAAGAGAAGATACGTCTTTAGCCTTTTATACAATTGATACTGCACCTGGGCAGTCGGGATCGGCATTATTAAATGCAAACAACCAAGTTGTTGGTGTTCATAGAGGTTCATATATTGTTAATGGGAACACTATGAATGGTGGACCAAAGATGAATTCAAATATGTTCAATTTTGTATCTCAAGCTTTGCAGTAA
- a CDS encoding tripartite tricarboxylate transporter permease, translated as MSIYLIALLFALLGAAIFTVIGLISGTDETAIMVPITLLVILLGAPPEGVFAFFMAGVLAKHLTHAVPTALLGIPGDTTAVPLIDHANTLRRLGMPHVALRKMISGGVIGAFIALPTAVLLGQFLGQFADFFKSSSGIIFTLAAILIAFFSKGKWASILIIIPFAFFIKALDSVSFAMLDKHLSITFFLGIAIGPMFCNILMAASSVAKNDLARSKPNQYNLAPETKSWKGYFPNPFKILSKRQTIFTSITTFLSSLTFVFSPVGMTSLMGEIVGSRTKGAYKKSTTSLTVMNGVTESTYIAEAIIPLIAFGIPLSPVALGPASPLFNAPPIFTVDPVNNLHTLMSSWDFFIFGLIGISVAALIAYPFAMNYARKASVLVLKYISQEAIVAMFIGLAFLLAYNEAQLLGVVLTFTVATVGGLLNRILGVGAGVQFMVFYASSWIMLQLFGI; from the coding sequence ATGAGTATTTATTTAATAGCTCTTTTATTTGCCCTTCTAGGCGCAGCTATCTTTACTGTCATTGGGCTTATTTCAGGTACAGATGAAACAGCGATTATGGTACCAATTACGCTATTAGTTATTTTGCTGGGAGCGCCTCCTGAAGGGGTATTCGCCTTTTTCATGGCGGGCGTGTTAGCTAAGCACTTAACACATGCTGTACCAACTGCGTTATTAGGTATTCCTGGGGATACAACAGCTGTACCTTTAATTGATCATGCCAATACATTACGCCGTTTAGGTATGCCACACGTGGCGCTACGTAAAATGATTTCCGGCGGCGTTATCGGTGCATTTATCGCCCTACCAACCGCAGTACTTTTAGGTCAGTTTTTAGGCCAATTTGCCGATTTTTTTAAATCTTCATCAGGCATCATTTTTACACTTGCCGCAATTTTAATCGCATTCTTTTCAAAAGGAAAATGGGCAAGTATTTTAATTATTATCCCATTTGCGTTTTTCATTAAAGCTTTAGATAGCGTTAGCTTTGCGATGCTGGATAAACATTTAAGCATTACATTCTTTTTAGGAATTGCCATTGGACCAATGTTTTGTAATATTTTAATGGCGGCATCTTCGGTTGCTAAAAATGATCTAGCACGTAGTAAGCCAAATCAATATAATCTTGCTCCTGAAACGAAATCATGGAAAGGCTATTTTCCAAATCCATTTAAAATTTTATCGAAAAGGCAGACCATTTTTACGAGTATTACAACGTTTCTTTCCTCCCTCACATTTGTCTTCAGTCCTGTCGGGATGACGTCATTGATGGGGGAAATTGTAGGCTCTCGCACAAAAGGTGCCTATAAAAAATCAACAACGAGTCTTACTGTAATGAATGGTGTAACGGAATCGACTTATATTGCTGAAGCGATTATTCCATTAATTGCATTCGGTATTCCGTTAAGTCCAGTTGCACTTGGACCGGCATCACCTTTATTTAATGCACCACCGATTTTTACAGTAGATCCAGTAAACAACTTACACACGCTAATGTCTTCATGGGATTTTTTCATTTTTGGGTTAATCGGTATTAGTGTAGCTGCTTTAATTGCTTATCCATTTGCGATGAATTATGCACGTAAAGCGTCTGTATTAGTATTGAAATATATTAGCCAGGAAGCAATCGTAGCGATGTTCATCGGTTTAGCATTCTTGCTTGCCTATAACGAGGCGCAATTGCTAGGAGTAGTGTTAACATTTACAGTCGCAACTGTTGGTGGTTTATTAAATCGAATTTTAGGTGTAGGAGCCGGTGTGCAATTCATGGTATTCTACGCATCAAGTTGGATTATGCTACAACTGTTCGGCATTTAA